A window of Cohnella herbarum contains these coding sequences:
- a CDS encoding Cof-type HAD-IIB family hydrolase, which translates to MSKIQAIVLDLDGTLLGSDKSISPRNYQTVKRCYDSGIHIIVATARPPRAANQFVKNFPFVDYLVYYNGALITCKTKQTQRHISIPMEISQQINNFIELHAPQSIISYEVNDSWYTCTPIPDSQLGHFGIRPNDPKPPVVDKDFISSLSPTKILVHGYSTWRDVIEQFGDHVNVIATDGGVLVQIMQKSASKEEAVQWVLNDIGVKSEHVMVFGDDFNDLGLFHKCGFPIAMENAIVELKNCAKHITESNDNDGVAVALEKFVV; encoded by the coding sequence ATGTCGAAAATACAGGCAATTGTATTAGACTTGGACGGAACATTGCTTGGCAGCGACAAATCCATATCACCTAGAAATTATCAGACTGTTAAAAGATGTTATGATTCTGGAATTCATATTATCGTTGCCACGGCGCGACCGCCTAGAGCGGCTAATCAATTTGTGAAGAATTTTCCTTTTGTAGACTACTTGGTTTATTACAATGGTGCTCTAATAACATGTAAGACTAAGCAAACTCAGCGGCACATTAGTATCCCAATGGAGATTAGCCAACAGATTAACAATTTCATTGAGTTACATGCACCTCAATCGATAATTTCATACGAGGTCAATGACTCATGGTATACGTGTACACCAATTCCCGACTCGCAACTCGGTCATTTCGGTATCCGTCCAAATGATCCTAAACCCCCGGTTGTTGATAAGGATTTCATTAGTTCACTATCCCCAACCAAAATATTGGTTCATGGTTACAGCACATGGAGGGACGTTATCGAGCAATTCGGCGACCATGTGAACGTAATCGCAACCGATGGTGGTGTATTGGTTCAAATCATGCAAAAATCAGCCTCAAAGGAAGAAGCCGTGCAATGGGTGCTTAATGATATCGGGGTGAAGTCAGAACATGTAATGGTATTCGGGGATGACTTTAATGATTTAGGACTATTCCATAAGTGCGGATTTCCGATCGCTATGGAAAACGCGATAGTTGAGCTAAAAAATTGTGCAAAACACATTACCGAATCAAATGATAACGATGGTGTTGCTGTTGCTCTTGAGAAATTTGTGGTGTAA